CTTGGCTATGGCGGCAGGGGGTGCGGGTAGCTCCCTTCAAGGCGCAGAATATGTCGAACAACTCCTATGTCACCTTAGAGGGAGGCGAAATCGGTCGGGCCCAAGCAGTGCAGGCGATCGCCTGTGGACTGCGGCCGGTGGCGGAGATGAATCCGATTCTGCTGAAGCCCTGTGGCAATAGCGTGTCTCAGTTGGTGCTGCTGGGACAGCCCAAAACCCATATCCGCGCTGCTGACTATTATCAGCATATTGAGACGCTTTGGGAAACGGTATGTCAGACGTTAGAAGGATGGCGATCGCGTTGTGATGTGCTGCTCCTAGAAGGCGCGGGCAGTCCGGTGGAGCTAAATCTCATGCACCGAGATTTGGTGAATCTACGTCCCATTGCTTACCTGGAGGGGCGGTGGTTATTGGTGGGGGACATTGAACGGGGCGGTATTTTTGCCCAGATGGTGGGAACCTATGGGTTAATGCCGAGCGATCGCCAAAAGCAGGGACTAGGCATAATCGTGAATAAATTTCGAGGAGATCTGAGTTTATTTAGCACGGCGGGAGACTATTTTACGCAGCACCTCCCTAGTTTACCCTATCTAGGAACATTACCCTATCAAACAGATCTTCAGCCAGAAAGTGAAGATAGCCTTTGCCAGGAAGCGGAGGAAAAGGGCAGTGGTGCAGTACTGGGCTGGATTCGCTTTCCCTCGACGTCGAACTCTCAGGATAGTCAGCCATGGCAATTAGACCGTGGCGTGCAGGTGCGCTGGATCATGACGGTGGAAGCGCTGCAAACGGCTCAGGTGATTATTTTACCCGGAAGTAAGAATACGCTGCGAGATTTGCAATGGTTGCGAGAGACGGGGCTGGCAGCAGCAATCTGTGAGGCGGCCCATCGGGGGGTGCCAATTGTGGGCATCTGTGGCGGTTATCAAATGCTCTGCCAGTCTCTAAGTGATCCTTCGGGTGTAGCGGGGGATGCGGGGACGGTGGCGGGGCTGGGTCTGTTGCCAGCGGTGACCACCTTTGCGGAAACGAAATCGCTGCAGCAGGTCGAGGCGCTCTGGCAGGGCGATCGCTGGACTGCCTACGAAATTCACATGGGTCAAACCCAGGCGATCGCTCCCGTGGAGTCGTTGTTGACCCTTCAGTCTGCAGGTCAGATCATTCCCGAGGGCATGCGTCAGGGTAAGGTGTGGGGCACCTATGTCCATGGGTTGTTTGAATCCGCGGTCTTACGACAGTCTCTCATTCAACAGTCCAGTATTCGTGGCTATATGCCTTCACCCCTATCCTGGCAAGATCATCAGCGCCAACTCTACGATCGCATGGCCGACTTGCTAGACAAGCATCTCGACCTCGAACCCATCCGCCGCTATTTGGCCCTGTAAGCCGCGCTAGAATAAGCAACGTCCTCTTTTCTGGAACACCATGACTGACCCCTCCGTGCAAGACTCCAGCCAGCGAGAAAAAGAACGTCTACAAAAAATTAAACAAGCCAAAGACCAAGCGCGGGAAGCACGACAGGGCAATGAACGGGGTCTATATCTGCTGTTCACCGGCTTAGGAAAAGGCAAGACCAGCAGCGCTATGAATTTGGTCTATCGCCATCTGGCCCATGATCTACCAGTGGCGGTGGTGCAGTTTGTGAAAAATTCGGAAGCCTACCCAGATGGCGATCGCCAGATGTTACAAAA
This sequence is a window from Candidatus Obscuribacterales bacterium. Protein-coding genes within it:
- a CDS encoding cobyric acid synthase; translated protein: MKSIAILGTSSNAGKSWVTTALGAWLWRQGVRVAPFKAQNMSNNSYVTLEGGEIGRAQAVQAIACGLRPVAEMNPILLKPCGNSVSQLVLLGQPKTHIRAADYYQHIETLWETVCQTLEGWRSRCDVLLLEGAGSPVELNLMHRDLVNLRPIAYLEGRWLLVGDIERGGIFAQMVGTYGLMPSDRQKQGLGIIVNKFRGDLSLFSTAGDYFTQHLPSLPYLGTLPYQTDLQPESEDSLCQEAEEKGSGAVLGWIRFPSTSNSQDSQPWQLDRGVQVRWIMTVEALQTAQVIILPGSKNTLRDLQWLRETGLAAAICEAAHRGVPIVGICGGYQMLCQSLSDPSGVAGDAGTVAGLGLLPAVTTFAETKSLQQVEALWQGDRWTAYEIHMGQTQAIAPVESLLTLQSAGQIIPEGMRQGKVWGTYVHGLFESAVLRQSLIQQSSIRGYMPSPLSWQDHQRQLYDRMADLLDKHLDLEPIRRYLAL